Proteins from a single region of Chryseobacterium sp. T16E-39:
- a CDS encoding helix-turn-helix domain-containing protein, with protein sequence MNDLIYNSKLPDPFLKDFVESFWMLDNPSDNKEVVLLPDGRIDVIFSQSPTQPFHIVLLGIGTHPEEIVIAEKIKTFAISFNLLATEYILHESVSELLNYAKNLPIDFWGFTVDDMTDFDQFCLKASEKIQAELSHQKIDERKLKLFNFIYLSNGAIPIKELSEKVIWSERQINRYFNQQYGISLKAYCGILRFRASFKHIKEGKLFPEQNFSDQSHFIKEIKRLSGFLPKELSQNKNDRFIQFSVLPKK encoded by the coding sequence ATGAATGATCTTATTTATAACTCTAAACTTCCTGATCCCTTTCTCAAAGACTTTGTAGAAAGTTTCTGGATGTTGGATAATCCTTCGGACAATAAAGAAGTTGTTCTTTTACCTGATGGACGGATAGATGTGATTTTCTCGCAATCCCCAACGCAGCCTTTCCATATTGTTCTTTTAGGTATCGGCACCCACCCTGAAGAAATTGTCATTGCAGAAAAAATCAAAACTTTCGCGATCAGTTTTAATCTGCTGGCCACCGAATATATTCTGCATGAAAGTGTTTCAGAGCTTTTAAATTATGCTAAAAATCTACCCATTGATTTTTGGGGATTTACGGTTGATGATATGACAGATTTTGATCAATTCTGCTTGAAAGCATCAGAAAAAATACAAGCTGAACTTTCTCATCAGAAAATTGATGAGCGAAAGTTGAAGCTTTTTAACTTCATCTACTTATCCAATGGGGCGATTCCCATCAAAGAACTTTCAGAAAAGGTAATATGGAGTGAGCGGCAGATCAACCGGTATTTTAATCAACAGTATGGTATTTCTTTAAAAGCCTATTGTGGAATTCTCCGTTTCAGAGCCTCTTTCAAGCATATTAAAGAAGGGAAATTATTTCCTGAACAAAACTTCAGTGACCAGTCCCATTTTATTAAAGAGATCAAAAGGCTTTCCGGATTTCTACCCAAAGAACTCAGTCAGAACAAAAACGACCGATTTATACAATTTTCCGTTCTCCCCAAAAAGTAA
- a CDS encoding FAD-dependent oxidoreductase, translated as MMIIQNKKIAIIGGGPGGLTLARLLQLQNADVHVYERDEHKDVRVQGATLDLHEESGLEALRRAGLIDAFKANYRPDAGKLKVVDKNLSLYLDEHHSGSAHEEDRPEIDRAPLRKMLLETLKPDTVVWDSQFLSMEKNGDGWVLYFKNGNSYYADIVIAADGANSKIRPYITDILPIYSGVTMVEGNIYNAEMNAPKLWKLVEGGKMFALDEGKTLLFSTKGDGTLTFYTGCNVDENWAKESGIDFNNKDQISEWFKKECGTWDESWQELFTTNESSFVVRPQYHYPLDQTWETLPNLTMLGDAAHRMPPYAGEGVNMAMQDAYELAECLTSGAFEDVKTAISHFEKQMQKRASKVTKITLDNTAMLHSQNAIENLLKMFDGK; from the coding sequence ATGATGATTATACAAAATAAAAAAATAGCCATTATTGGAGGAGGTCCGGGAGGGCTAACTTTAGCAAGACTTTTACAGCTTCAAAATGCCGACGTTCATGTATATGAGCGTGACGAACATAAGGATGTCCGCGTTCAGGGTGCTACTCTCGATCTTCATGAAGAATCTGGACTGGAAGCGCTTCGAAGAGCTGGATTGATCGATGCTTTTAAAGCTAATTACCGCCCGGATGCAGGGAAACTAAAAGTTGTAGATAAAAACCTTAGCCTATACCTCGATGAACATCATTCAGGAAGTGCTCATGAAGAAGACCGTCCCGAAATCGACAGAGCTCCGCTTAGGAAAATGTTACTGGAAACCTTAAAGCCGGATACTGTAGTTTGGGATAGCCAATTCCTATCAATGGAGAAAAATGGTGATGGCTGGGTATTATATTTCAAAAATGGCAACTCTTATTATGCAGATATCGTAATCGCTGCAGATGGGGCTAATTCTAAAATACGACCTTATATTACAGATATCCTGCCTATTTATTCAGGAGTTACAATGGTTGAAGGAAATATCTATAACGCTGAAATGAATGCACCGAAGCTTTGGAAACTTGTTGAGGGAGGAAAAATGTTTGCTTTAGATGAGGGAAAAACTTTATTATTCAGTACAAAAGGAGATGGAACTCTTACCTTTTATACAGGATGTAATGTAGATGAAAACTGGGCAAAAGAATCCGGAATTGACTTTAACAATAAAGATCAGATTTCTGAATGGTTTAAGAAAGAATGTGGAACATGGGATGAGAGCTGGCAGGAATTATTTACCACCAATGAATCTTCATTTGTGGTTCGTCCACAGTATCATTATCCTCTTGATCAAACCTGGGAAACACTTCCAAATCTTACAATGCTTGGTGATGCTGCCCACCGAATGCCACCCTATGCCGGAGAAGGCGTAAATATGGCTATGCAGGATGCGTATGAACTCGCTGAATGTTTAACGAGCGGAGCATTTGAAGATGTGAAAACAGCTATTTCTCATTTCGAAAAACAAATGCAAAAGAGAGCCTCTAAGGTGACTAAAATTACTTTGGATAATACTGCCATGCTGCATTCTCAGAATGCCATTGAAAATCTTCTAAAAATGTTTGATGGCAAATAA